The Triticum dicoccoides isolate Atlit2015 ecotype Zavitan chromosome 6A, WEW_v2.0, whole genome shotgun sequence genome has a window encoding:
- the LOC119318596 gene encoding protein FAR-RED IMPAIRED RESPONSE 1-like, which translates to MTEKDSEMPHPDAHGAAAAATRPRERLGDEHGSASVCRVSALEKAIAGFEQRETEAVVNPTVGTLFVSLDEAYEFYNIYSWESVFGVTYGPSSVDSHGTKCIQQFVCACEGKPSKDSNSFRRCECTASILLLRSRDGGWCVCEHQVGHNHPLSKTCAQRSSWQSHNSIDKNTRDLIRQLRENNVPHIADNEAKDLLSEDLRKTVETFARIKAKDPTFEYSGLQVDSNCRVRPLLWTSGQSVQYQYFGDVIIFDTTYRSDVYGMPFGLFVGVNNYFETIVLGGVLMINEKTESFKWVLSQFFQLMGGKHPQTILTDPCEAIEEAVLEVLPSTTHRWFKWHVLGRAKEYLGFHYTKSSRFRVELHRILTDTLTTDEFERAWEMLLEKHGLENHPFLQEIYEVRHKWVKAYFSDTFCATLTSTQKSESAKHLLKQHVPRDCSMELFVKQYVELRSDQEPDYGFEDKPTTMDEIVLKTNLPIEKHASEVYTRPVYELFVQAIHESESYMVEAVIPNLKYLARHPSSETREKWSRVEYEVKVREDGEVFMCVCKQFEHTGMLCCHAVKVMIHLGVREIPRLHVMPRWTTKPLQCQMHCRGEPQDDTCQQCRHSVLHDMLFGLARRACKDERYYEVLMSGLDRMERGMATAEAAPPPGRAKPASRKSRRRKR; encoded by the exons GTGGGGACTCTCTTTGTTTCTCTTGATGAGGCCTATGAATTCTACAACATTTATTCCTGGGAATCTGTATTCGGAGTCACCTATGGACCGAGTAGTGTGGATTCTCATGGAACTAAATGCATACAGCAATTTGTTTGCGCATGTGAG GGGAAACCAAGCAAGGACAGCAATTCATTCCGTCGGTGTGAATGCACGGCGTCGATTCTTTTGCTGAGATCCAGAGACGGTGGATGGTGTGTATGCGAACATCAAGTTGGGCATAACCATCCACTTTCTAAGACGTGTGCGCAGAGATCATCCTGGCAGTCTCACAACAGTATCGACAAGAACACAAGGGACTTGATTCGCCAACTAAGGGAAAACAATGTGCCACACATTGCTGATAATGAAGCAAAGGATCTGCTGTCTGAGGATCTCAGAAAGACCGTGGAAACCTTTGCTAGGATCAAAGCAAAGGATCCAACATTTGAGTATTCTGGCTTGCAGGTTGATAGTAACTGTAGAGTAAGGCCACTACTCTGGACCAGTGGCCAGAGCGTTCAGTACCAATACTTTGGTGATGTGATTATCTTCGACACAACCTACAGATCGGACGTGTATGGAATGCCGTTCGGCCTTTTTGTTGGAGTCAACAACTACTTCGAGACCATAGTGCTTGGTGGGGTGCTGATGATAAACGAGAAAACGGAGAGCTTCAAATGGGTGTTGAGTCAGTTCTTCCAATTAATGGGTGGGAAACACCCCCAAACTATACTGACCG ATCCCTGCGAGGCAATTGAGGAAGCTGTGTTGGAGGTACTGCCATCCACCACACACAGATGGTTCAAGTGGCATGTCCTTGGAAGGGCAAAGGAGTACCTCGGTTTTCATTACACCAAAAGTAGTAGATTCCGGGTGGAGCTCCACAGAATTCTGACCGACACGCTAACGACTGATGAGTTTGAGAGAGCATGGGAGATGCTGCTAGAGAAGCATGGATTGGAGAACCACCCATTTCTGCAGGAGATCTATGAGGTTCGGCATAAGTGGGTTAAGGCATACTTCAGTGACACATTCTGTGCTACACTGACTAGCACACAAAAGAGCGAGAGCGCGAAACACTTACTGAAACAACATGTTCCACGGGATTGCTCAATGGAGCTTTTCGTCAAACAGTACGTGGAACTGCGGTCCGATCAAGAACCGGACTATGGGTTTGAGGATAAGCCGACTACTATG GATGAGATTGTTCTGAAAACAAATCTGCCAATCGAGAAGCACGCCAGCGAGGTGTACACAAGACCGGTTTACGAACTGTTTGTGCAAGCCATACACGAATCTGAATCTTACATGGTGGAGGCAGTCATCCCCAACCTGAAGTACTTAGCACGGCATCCCAGCAGTGAAACCAGGGAGAAATGGTCTAGGGTGGAATATGAGGTCAAAGTTAGAGAAGACGGTGAGGTGTTCATGTGCGTGTGCAAGCAATTTGAGCACACGGGGATGCTCTGCTGCCATGCCGTCAAG GTGATGATCCACTTGGGGGTGCGTGAGATACCAAGGCTACACGTCATGCCACGCTGGACAACCAAGCCGCTGCAGTGCCAGATGCACTGCCGCGGTGAACCACAGGATGACACGTGCCAGCAGTGCAGGCACTCCGTGCTGCATGATATGCTCTTTGGCCTAGCGCGCCGCGCCTGTAAGGATGAACGGTACTATGAGGTCCTCATGAGCGGCCTCGACAGAATGGAGCGAGGCATGGCCACGGCAGAGGCAGCACCCCCACCCGGCCGCGCCAAGCCGGCATCACGGAAGTCAAGGAGGAGGAAGCGTTGA
- the LOC119314737 gene encoding G-type lectin S-receptor-like serine/threonine-protein kinase SD2-5 yields the protein MCDEFLFAVFIYPFRVDNPQVVWSANRACPVRENTTLTFTRDGNLVLHDADGSHVWSSNSSGRSVVGIMLTEIGNLVLFDHRNATVWQSFDHPTDTLIVGQSLEEGMRLTANTSPTNWTENQFYITVCVDGLYAFVESTPPQCYFSDLMGQNKTGNDPTRVTFMTGSLTIFGKPGMPDTESYMPLLPATDSIKYMRLESNGHLRLYTWSGTEWNVFDVFSLRSIQSEVVGYNSSAYLKVQLSPSNENKKKVHLNPSSENKKVILGATVGAVTTLVLLVIVVTLFLRRRKYEEKDEFDFDQLPGMLARFSFKKLSECTEGFSKKLGDGGFGSVFQGELGEDKVAVKRLEGARQGKKEFLAEVETIGSIEHINLVRLIGFCAEKSERLLVYEYMSRGSLDRWIYYRHNNAPLDWCTRSRIILDIAKGLCYLHEECRHIIAHLDIKPQNILLDDNFNAKVADFGLCKLINRDQSKVVTMMRGTPGYLAPEWLTSRITEKVDVYSFGVVLMEIVSGRKNIDTSQPEEDVQLINLLREKAQNNHLSDLIDMHGEDMVSHQEEVIQMLKLAIWCLQQDSIQRPSMSTVIKALEGAISIQTFDANSVMSVQDNPSTYSVTSQTSMLSGPR from the exons ATGTGCGATGAGTTTCTCTTTGCGGTATTCATTTACCCCTTCCGCGTTGACAATCCGCAGGTAGTCTGGTCTGCCAACCGGGCTTGCCCTGTCAGGGAGAACACCACCCTTACGTTTACAAGAGATGGGAACTTGGTCCTTCATGATGCTGATGGTAGCCATGTTTGGTCCAGCAACAGCTCGGGCCGATCAGTAGTTGGCATAATGCTCACTGAGATCGGCAATCTGGTGTTGTTTGATCATAGGAATGCAACCGTGTGGCAGTCATTTGATCATCCTACAGACACATTGATCGTTGGGCAATCACTCGAGGAAGGTATGAGGCTCACAGCAAATACCTCTCCAACAAATTGGACTGAAAATCAGTTCTATATCACTGTATGCGTGGATGGATTATATGCTTTTGTTGAATCCACACCACCACAGTGCTACTTTTCAGATCTCATGGGGCAAAACAAGACAGGAAATGATCCAACAAGGGTTACATTCATGACTGGAAGTCTTACCATCTTTGGGAAGCCAGGCATGCCAGATACTGAGAGTTATATGCCATTATTGCCAGCAACTGACTCCATCAAGTACATGAGATTAGAGTCCAATGGACACTTGAGGCTGTATACTTGGTCTGGTACAGAATGGAATGTGTTTGAT GTCTTCTCCTTGCGATCAATACAGTCTGAAGTTGTTGGTTACAACTCTTCTGCTTACCTCAAGGTGCAGCTTAGCCCCTCTAACGAAAACAAAAAGAAGGTGCATCTTAACCCCTCTAGTGAAAACAAAAAGGTGATATTAGGTGCTACAGTTGGAGCCGTTACTACACTCGTGTTGCTTGTCATTGTTGTCACTCTTTTCCTACGAAGGAGGAAGTATGAAGAGAAAGATGAATTTGATTTTGATCAATTGCCTGGAATGTTGGCAAGGTTTTCTTTTAAAAAGTTGAGCGAATGCACTGAAGGATTCAGTAAGAAGCTCGGAGACGGCGGGTTTGGGTCAGTTTTTCAAGGGGAATTAGGTGAAGACAAAGTTGCAGTGAAACGTTTGGAAGGTGCTAGACAAGGAAAGAAAGAATTCTTAGCAGAGGTCGAGACAATTGGCAGCATAGAACACATCAATCTTGTCAGGTTGATTGGGTTTTGCGCTGAGAAGTCTGAGAGGCTTCTGGTGTATGAATATATGTCAAGAGGCTCACTTGATAGGTGGATCTATTACCGCCATAACAATGCCCCTCTTGATTGGTGCACCCGGTCGAGGATCATTCTGGATATTGCCAAAGGTCTATGCTATCTTCATGAGGAGTGCAGGCATATAATTGCTCATTTGGACATCAAACCACAAAATATTCTCTTGGATGACAACTTCAATGCTAAAGTGGCTGATTTTGGACTTTGTAAGTTAATAAATAGGGATCAAAGCAAGGTAGTGACTATGATGAGAGGAACACCTGGATATCTGGCACCTGAATGGTTAACTTCGCGAATCACTGAAAAAGTTGATGTCTACAGCTTTGGAGTTGTTCTCATGGAAATAGTAAGTGGAAGAAAAAATATTGACACCTCTCAGCCCGAGGAGGATGTTCAGCTTATAAATCTATTACGAGAAAAGGCTCAAAACAATCATTTGAGTGATCTGATTGACATGCACGGTGAGGACATGGTCTCACACCAAGAGGAAGTGATTCAAATGTTGAAGCTCGCAATATGGTGTCTGCAACAAGACAGCATTCAAAGGCCTTCAATGTCAACTGTGATCAAAGCATTGGAAGGTGCGATTAGCATACAAACTTTCGATGCAAATTCAGTCATGTCTGTTCAAGATAATCCATCCACATATTCAGTTACATCCCAGACATCGATGCTATCTGGCCCAAGGTGA